From one Gracilibacillus salinarum genomic stretch:
- the helD gene encoding RNA polymerase recycling motor HelD — translation MGLDYQQEQKRVNSVMETIKEEKNRLEEETSRRKHEVIDIRKHFWDEVKVNTDTFDDYLETIIGLRQEAQALSVSQSSHRHATKRLSQLHRMEEIPYFGRIDFTEKGSSTQEQIYIGISTLSDRSGDNFLIYDWRAPVSSVYYDYQPGPAKYDTPGGVIEGTLEKKWQYLIRRGELQSMFDTSLTIGDEILQQVLGKGTDKQMHNIVATIQQEQNRIIRHDQGRLLIVHGAAGSGKTSAAMQRIAYLLYKYRGHLNADQIILFSPNSMFSSYVSNVLPELGEDNMQQVTFQEYLMHRLDKDFQVENPYEQLEYALTAANTPSYSSRVQSMQFKASIHFFKSIQSYRQSLELSGMVFKNITFRAKPLVTAQQLTEQFYHYGTSLRFPNRLEKLKDWLLKKIKEVEKAERAKPWVQEEIELLSNEDYHKAHAFLAEKRGYQREAIADYEMEPKALAQLIVYQKLKPLRKRISSYQFIDFKGIYKQLFTDPLHINNWLEVDAPDEWASICQETLNMLDKNKLFYEDATPFLLLKELIQGFQINSSIKHIVVDEAQDYSPFQFEFLKRLFPATKMTVLGDFNQAIFTHASEQVNFDTLTSLYGPEKTELINISRSYRSTKPIIEFTRSLVPNGAQIIPFERDGERPALKKVTDYTELHDSIAEKVRALRQADYHSIAIICKSAEESYRAYESLAIIDGIKLLKTTSSEYEQGVVVVPSYLSKGIEFDAVIIYDASEHIYNDESLRRIFYTACTRAMHDLQLYSVGEPSKFMRDALWDGLVETC, via the coding sequence ATGGGTTTGGATTATCAGCAGGAACAAAAGCGAGTCAATAGTGTAATGGAGACGATAAAAGAGGAAAAGAATCGGTTAGAGGAAGAGACCTCCAGGCGTAAGCACGAGGTGATCGATATCCGCAAACACTTCTGGGATGAAGTCAAGGTAAATACAGATACATTTGATGATTACCTTGAGACGATCATTGGTTTGAGGCAAGAAGCGCAAGCACTTTCTGTCAGTCAAAGCAGTCATCGACATGCAACCAAACGATTGTCACAGCTGCATCGTATGGAGGAGATTCCCTATTTCGGCCGCATTGATTTTACCGAAAAAGGTAGTTCTACACAGGAACAAATTTATATTGGTATCTCCACACTAAGTGATAGGAGTGGCGATAATTTTCTTATCTATGATTGGCGTGCACCTGTCTCGAGTGTTTATTACGATTATCAGCCTGGTCCGGCTAAATATGACACTCCTGGTGGTGTAATAGAAGGTACCTTAGAGAAAAAGTGGCAATATCTTATCCGACGAGGCGAGCTTCAATCAATGTTCGATACAAGTCTTACTATTGGTGATGAAATTTTACAGCAGGTTCTTGGTAAAGGTACGGATAAACAGATGCATAATATTGTCGCAACAATCCAACAGGAACAAAATCGGATCATCCGACATGACCAGGGCAGACTTTTGATTGTACATGGTGCGGCAGGAAGTGGTAAGACGTCTGCCGCCATGCAACGAATCGCTTACCTGCTCTATAAATACCGTGGGCATTTGAATGCGGATCAGATTATACTCTTTTCCCCGAATTCGATGTTTAGCAGTTATGTGTCCAATGTCTTGCCAGAGCTTGGCGAGGATAATATGCAGCAGGTTACTTTTCAGGAATATTTGATGCATCGGCTTGATAAAGATTTTCAAGTCGAAAATCCTTATGAGCAACTGGAATATGCGTTAACGGCAGCGAACACCCCGTCATACTCTTCGAGAGTTCAGAGTATGCAATTTAAGGCATCTATTCATTTTTTTAAGTCAATTCAATCTTACCGCCAGTCACTGGAATTATCAGGTATGGTATTTAAAAATATTACCTTCAGAGCAAAACCGCTTGTTACCGCACAGCAATTAACTGAACAGTTCTACCATTACGGTACTTCTCTTCGTTTTCCGAATAGGTTGGAGAAATTGAAGGATTGGCTGCTGAAGAAAATCAAGGAAGTCGAAAAGGCAGAGCGTGCGAAGCCGTGGGTACAAGAGGAAATAGAGCTGTTGAGTAATGAAGATTATCATAAAGCACATGCTTTTTTAGCGGAAAAAAGAGGCTATCAAAGAGAAGCAATTGCCGACTATGAAATGGAACCAAAAGCGCTTGCGCAATTGATTGTTTACCAAAAGTTAAAGCCGTTACGAAAGCGAATCAGCTCTTATCAGTTCATAGACTTTAAGGGAATATACAAACAACTTTTTACAGATCCGCTGCACATTAATAATTGGCTTGAGGTAGATGCGCCAGATGAGTGGGCGTCGATTTGCCAGGAAACACTTAACATGCTCGATAAGAATAAATTGTTTTATGAAGACGCGACGCCGTTTCTGTTATTGAAAGAGCTGATTCAAGGCTTTCAGATTAACAGTTCGATTAAACACATCGTTGTTGATGAGGCACAGGATTATTCGCCATTTCAATTTGAGTTCTTAAAGCGTTTGTTCCCGGCGACTAAAATGACAGTACTAGGTGATTTTAATCAGGCGATTTTTACACATGCAAGTGAGCAAGTTAATTTTGATACACTTACCAGTCTTTATGGGCCTGAAAAAACCGAGTTAATTAATATCAGCCGCAGCTACCGTTCCACCAAACCGATTATCGAATTTACCCGAAGTTTAGTTCCTAATGGAGCACAGATTATCCCTTTCGAACGCGACGGTGAACGTCCTGCTTTGAAAAAAGTAACGGATTACACAGAGCTGCATGACTCGATTGCCGAGAAAGTCAGAGCATTGCGGCAGGCTGATTATCACAGTATTGCGATCATCTGCAAATCCGCTGAGGAAAGTTATCGTGCCTATGAATCTCTAGCAATCATTGATGGGATAAAACTGTTGAAGACAACCTCTTCGGAATATGAACAGGGAGTGGTTGTTGTG
- a CDS encoding undecaprenyl phosphate translocase family protein translates to MLSIILRGMAMGMTEAVPGVSGSTVAMILGIYQRLIYSLSMLTTNKRKDVIPFLLTLVSGW, encoded by the coding sequence ATGCTCAGTATAATACTGCGAGGAATGGCGATGGGGATGACTGAAGCAGTTCCAGGAGTAAGTGGAAGTACAGTTGCAATGATTCTCGGTATCTATCAACGCCTGATATATTCATTAAGTATGCTAACGACAAATAAAAGAAAAGATGTAATTCCGTTTTTGCTTACTTTGGTTTCGGGATGGTAA
- a CDS encoding GNAT family N-acetyltransferase, which translates to MDQQRITIVPLTTENIKDVNVTNDYFTIFGKLVPSFKDGIWSHGEEFFDEPRETCFPDDDLNWQAYIDNNSKALFLAYSDGNCIGQVRIIKDVNRFCYIENIAIIKSARRQGVGKLLLDKAEEWAKVQKLVGLSLEAQDDNLAACRFYLKHGFKLGGMDTYRHYINPNIDTALFWYKPFALSD; encoded by the coding sequence ATGGACCAACAACGAATTACGATTGTCCCATTAACAACAGAAAATATAAAAGATGTGAACGTAACAAACGATTATTTTACGATCTTCGGCAAGCTCGTCCCAAGTTTTAAAGATGGAATATGGTCACATGGAGAGGAATTTTTTGATGAACCTAGAGAGACATGTTTCCCTGATGATGATTTGAATTGGCAAGCGTATATCGATAATAACAGTAAAGCGTTATTTCTAGCCTATTCAGACGGAAACTGTATCGGACAAGTCCGAATAATCAAAGATGTAAATCGCTTTTGCTACATTGAAAATATCGCGATCATTAAATCAGCAAGAAGACAGGGAGTTGGGAAGCTTCTTTTAGATAAAGCGGAGGAGTGGGCAAAGGTACAGAAACTTGTCGGGCTTTCACTGGAAGCACAGGATGACAATTTAGCTGCATGCAGATTTTATCTAAAGCATGGTTTTAAATTAGGTGGAATGGATACGTATAGACATTACATAAATCCTAATATTGATACCGCCTTATTCTGGTATAAACCTTTTGCATTATCTGATTAG
- a CDS encoding PH domain-containing protein yields the protein MVFRSKVDTFFVSFISIAVLIIGLACFFPLFLEGGSELPVAVILILIFLMVTGFILWCAFSVKYVFYQEYLFIKGGPFKSRISYEKITKVSPTKDIFTGYRVLSSRDGIEIFYTKAVLGSVKISPKEKKEFITELTKRCPRVQVQE from the coding sequence ATGGTATTCCGCTCAAAAGTTGATACATTTTTTGTTAGTTTTATATCGATTGCAGTACTTATTATTGGATTGGCCTGCTTTTTTCCTTTGTTTCTTGAAGGTGGAAGTGAACTGCCAGTAGCCGTAATACTAATATTGATATTCCTTATGGTAACAGGTTTTATTTTGTGGTGCGCCTTCTCAGTCAAATACGTCTTTTATCAGGAATACCTATTTATAAAAGGTGGACCATTTAAAAGCCGCATTTCCTATGAAAAGATCACAAAGGTTTCACCTACCAAAGATATTTTTACTGGCTATAGAGTATTATCATCAAGGGATGGGATAGAAATCTTTTATACTAAAGCGGTTTTAGGAAGTGTGAAAATATCACCTAAAGAAAAAAAGGAATTTATCACCGAATTAACAAAACGATGTCCGAGAGTACAGGTACAAGAATAA
- a CDS encoding histidine phosphatase family protein: MAIYLVRHAKDDESFRGGWSQKGLINEGIQQATKIGKYLHENQKHFQIDRIISSDLTRARETAANIVESLPLPVEHAEEWREMNNGDLAGISNIEAGEKYPGLYFKSLRMDERYPGGESPIEFFNRIKQAFNETCEEQLEKNHKENVLIVTHGGVINIIYHLLNEKEWTNKNKSFPIFYTSIHQLEYINDQWEVTQENVMEHLSS, encoded by the coding sequence GTGGCCATCTATTTAGTGCGTCATGCAAAAGATGATGAAAGCTTTCGTGGTGGTTGGAGTCAAAAAGGATTGATTAACGAAGGAATCCAACAGGCTACAAAAATAGGAAAATACTTACATGAAAATCAGAAGCACTTCCAAATAGATCGAATCATATCGAGTGATTTAACAAGAGCAAGAGAAACTGCAGCAAATATCGTGGAGAGTTTGCCGTTACCTGTTGAACACGCCGAAGAATGGCGTGAAATGAACAATGGCGATTTAGCAGGAATATCCAATATAGAAGCCGGTGAGAAATACCCAGGCTTGTATTTTAAGAGCTTAAGGATGGATGAAAGGTACCCCGGTGGAGAAAGTCCTATTGAATTCTTTAACCGAATAAAACAAGCATTTAACGAGACATGCGAAGAACAGTTAGAAAAAAATCACAAGGAAAACGTCTTAATTGTGACACATGGTGGAGTGATAAACATCATTTATCACTTGTTAAATGAAAAAGAATGGACTAATAAAAATAAGTCTTTTCCAATATTTTATACAAGTATTCATCAATTAGAATATATCAACGATCAATGGGAAGTTACGCAAGAAAATGTAATGGAGCATTTGAGCTCCTGA
- a CDS encoding GNAT family N-acetyltransferase: MFKSAIDAESHLAILEPRHAAELYQLVDESRDSIGEWLAFPKKTNKIEDSKIFIEKSLKRLTENNGYWAGIWHKEKMAGSIGFLYMDWNTRKTEIGYWLGDNFKGKGLATKAVSRFILHAFHNLDLNKVEINAARTNEKIRAIPERLGFQQEGIIRDYEYINGEYRDRVVYGLLKEEWSALSDHLRKG; encoded by the coding sequence ATGTTTAAATCAGCTATCGACGCAGAAAGTCATCTTGCTATTTTGGAGCCAAGACATGCTGCAGAATTATATCAATTAGTAGACGAGAGTCGTGATAGTATAGGAGAATGGCTTGCTTTTCCTAAGAAAACGAACAAAATAGAAGATTCGAAAATATTTATTGAAAAATCGTTGAAGCGATTAACAGAGAATAATGGCTACTGGGCTGGGATTTGGCATAAAGAAAAAATGGCTGGTTCCATCGGTTTCTTATACATGGATTGGAATACTAGAAAAACCGAAATTGGCTATTGGTTAGGTGATAATTTTAAAGGTAAAGGTTTAGCAACAAAGGCTGTTTCTCGCTTTATTCTCCATGCATTCCATAATCTTGACTTGAATAAAGTGGAGATAAATGCAGCTAGAACAAATGAAAAGATTAGAGCGATACCGGAACGACTTGGTTTTCAACAAGAGGGAATTATTCGAGACTATGAATATATAAATGGTGAATATCGCGACCGGGTTGTCTATGGTCTTTTAAAAGAAGAGTGGAGCGCACTGTCTGATCATTTGCGGAAAGGGTGA
- a CDS encoding NIPSNAP family protein, translated as MIYRRKMYHVDPSIVKDFNEHFNKTLLPTQLKYGARLVGRWMTEDKDGVIEIFAIWEYSSFEDYEQIESKVKGDDQHVKRVQQWFEKMGRKYNLKELFYKIDQDFLKTTVPVDKS; from the coding sequence ATGATTTATCGTAGAAAAATGTACCATGTCGATCCATCTATTGTTAAAGATTTTAACGAACATTTTAACAAAACCCTTTTACCGACCCAGCTTAAATATGGTGCGCGATTAGTTGGCAGATGGATGACGGAAGATAAGGATGGAGTCATCGAGATTTTTGCGATATGGGAATATAGCAGCTTCGAGGACTATGAACAGATTGAAAGCAAAGTGAAAGGTGACGACCAGCACGTTAAGCGCGTTCAGCAATGGTTTGAAAAAATGGGACGGAAATATAATCTCAAAGAATTATTTTATAAGATTGATCAAGACTTCTTGAAAACAACAGTCCCAGTAGATAAATCATAG
- a CDS encoding MFS transporter, whose translation MYFVMVTWLLIELTGEAFYTGLLVSVGFLPGLVMNLLFGVIVDRFDRRLLTLCSSWVSFLTLCSMAFIIWGGWLTALVIMLTHMVIQLTGSLFRPAMQAFIAENFTKERLPKVFSQTSTAAIIGGLIGSSLGGVIIGFLSEIAAIGIVCVAFLVASIALFGIRGIQNNKYTAKKSIKSDFTEGFRYLRSNRLLLQLFGVMFIGQLVFHTCIAFLSPYTIEYLNQSAQIYGLLDAFVSIGGVIAGLLGTWWWNKSKNYLSVSSLLVVIIGLLAIGSAPSLFFAFAGALLIGIGTTWIRVLLQSVQQIATDKAFHGRMSSYRMICNQGSVVISGPILGWIASTYGANMVYIALLLPVVAAIIFAFRQSKHEGFIQITKRKTA comes from the coding sequence ATGTATTTTGTGATGGTTACTTGGCTCTTAATAGAATTGACGGGAGAAGCATTTTATACTGGTCTATTAGTGAGTGTGGGGTTCTTGCCGGGATTAGTGATGAACTTACTATTTGGTGTGATTGTTGACCGTTTTGATCGGCGTTTACTAACGCTTTGTTCAAGCTGGGTTAGTTTTCTCACTTTATGTAGTATGGCTTTTATTATATGGGGAGGATGGTTGACAGCACTCGTTATTATGTTAACCCATATGGTTATCCAGCTGACTGGATCTCTGTTCCGTCCAGCTATGCAAGCGTTCATTGCCGAAAACTTTACGAAGGAACGGTTGCCAAAAGTTTTTTCACAAACGAGTACAGCCGCTATCATTGGCGGGTTAATAGGTTCTTCGCTTGGTGGGGTAATTATCGGATTTCTTTCAGAGATTGCTGCTATTGGGATCGTTTGTGTTGCTTTTCTAGTTGCCAGCATTGCATTGTTTGGTATAAGAGGAATCCAGAACAATAAGTACACTGCCAAAAAATCGATTAAATCTGATTTTACTGAAGGCTTCCGTTATTTAAGAAGTAACCGTTTATTACTTCAATTATTCGGAGTCATGTTTATTGGTCAATTAGTTTTTCATACATGTATCGCTTTCTTGTCGCCTTACACGATAGAGTATTTAAACCAATCAGCACAAATTTATGGTTTGCTTGATGCATTTGTTTCTATTGGTGGTGTCATAGCGGGGCTGTTAGGTACCTGGTGGTGGAACAAAAGTAAAAACTATTTATCTGTCAGTTCATTACTAGTGGTGATAATTGGCTTATTAGCTATAGGTTCGGCACCTTCTCTGTTTTTTGCTTTTGCAGGGGCGCTGCTTATTGGTATTGGGACGACATGGATACGTGTTTTGCTTCAATCGGTTCAGCAAATTGCGACAGATAAAGCATTCCATGGAAGAATGTCCAGTTATCGCATGATATGTAATCAAGGGTCTGTCGTCATTAGTGGACCTATACTTGGATGGATAGCAAGTACATATGGTGCAAATATGGTCTACATTGCACTTCTCTTGCCTGTAGTGGCAGCCATTATATTTGCATTTAGACAATCAAAACACGAAGGATTTATACAGATTACAAAGAGAAAAACAGCGTAG
- a CDS encoding O-methyltransferase — MKKINQYIDEVFQTEDELLEEVLQSIKENGMPNISVSPSSGKLLSMLVSISGAKNILEIGALGGYSGICLARGFGEDGSLTSLELEQKYADLAKQNLTKAGFGEQVNYLTGPALESLEVLVQQNKRYDFFFIDADKGNYPNYLENCIKLASPNAVIAIDNVLARGSVADKDAEPKRYTSMMQEFNQHVANHPELEAVIVPIGDGITVARVK, encoded by the coding sequence ATGAAGAAAATTAATCAGTATATTGACGAAGTGTTCCAGACAGAGGACGAGTTATTAGAAGAAGTACTGCAATCTATTAAAGAAAACGGGATGCCGAATATTTCTGTCTCACCTTCTTCAGGAAAATTATTATCGATGCTCGTCAGCATTTCAGGTGCTAAAAATATATTGGAAATTGGAGCACTTGGTGGATACAGCGGGATTTGTCTTGCCAGAGGTTTCGGTGAGGATGGCTCGCTTACTTCGTTGGAATTAGAACAGAAGTATGCAGACCTTGCAAAACAAAACCTAACAAAAGCAGGGTTTGGTGAACAGGTAAATTATCTGACAGGACCTGCACTGGAAAGCTTAGAAGTACTTGTTCAACAGAATAAACGCTATGATTTTTTCTTTATTGATGCGGATAAAGGTAACTATCCGAATTATCTGGAGAACTGTATAAAGCTGGCATCTCCAAATGCTGTTATTGCCATTGATAATGTACTGGCTAGAGGGAGTGTTGCAGATAAAGATGCAGAACCGAAACGGTATACAAGCATGATGCAAGAGTTCAATCAACACGTGGCCAACCACCCTGAATTAGAAGCGGTTATCGTTCCTATTGGTGATGGTATTACTGTAGCTCGGGTAAAATAA
- a CDS encoding MFS transporter, producing MKGFKSWKDPILLLSSIGISNIGDFIYLVAINIIVFQLTGSATAVAGLWIIGPLTNIVMKFWTGSFIDYRSKRRVMIVTYIVRAVFICLIPFAPNMTVIYGILVVLSVAKAFFNPSSMTYIAILVPPEKRKRFNSISSFTSSGAFIVGPAIGGSLILLTSVELTLWLTSIFFFISVILLLFLPEHEKIDKETIPTLTIAQVVRDFTVVQKFMLHNKYVSFVYLGFIMVMIFTFAMDAQEVVFTQQVVGLSEFDYSLLISITGVGSVAGALLLSFFSSKLSLRYMITIGLIMTTIGYVIYAFSWSFSSIVGGFVILGFFNVFLNAGIMTFYQNNVSIDIMGRVTSIYQLIQSAMQVIFLFVIGVTADLFSLRLTIVTLALVMLVLSIIYSVSVLKPNKKSFFREDDVSGEGLNTLGKVK from the coding sequence ATGAAAGGTTTCAAATCTTGGAAAGATCCAATATTATTGTTGTCTTCGATTGGTATTTCGAATATCGGTGATTTTATTTACTTAGTTGCCATTAATATTATCGTATTTCAACTTACTGGTTCAGCCACTGCTGTAGCAGGCCTCTGGATCATCGGGCCATTAACGAATATTGTCATGAAATTCTGGACTGGCAGTTTTATCGATTATCGGAGTAAAAGAAGAGTAATGATTGTTACGTACATCGTCAGAGCTGTTTTCATCTGCCTGATTCCATTTGCACCGAACATGACAGTGATTTATGGTATTTTAGTTGTCTTAAGTGTGGCAAAGGCTTTTTTCAATCCGTCCTCGATGACGTATATTGCTATTCTTGTGCCGCCAGAAAAAAGAAAACGTTTTAACTCGATTAGTTCATTTACGAGTTCAGGAGCATTTATAGTCGGTCCTGCAATTGGTGGTTCACTGATATTACTAACATCTGTTGAATTAACCTTATGGCTTACGTCCATATTCTTTTTCATCTCCGTGATTTTATTGTTATTTCTTCCTGAACACGAAAAAATTGATAAAGAAACGATACCGACATTGACGATTGCACAAGTGGTGCGAGATTTTACCGTCGTTCAGAAATTCATGCTGCATAATAAATATGTGTCGTTTGTTTATCTTGGTTTTATTATGGTGATGATCTTTACCTTTGCAATGGATGCACAAGAGGTTGTTTTTACTCAGCAAGTAGTAGGTCTTTCCGAATTTGATTACAGCTTATTAATTAGTATTACCGGAGTAGGTTCTGTTGCAGGAGCATTATTATTATCGTTTTTCTCAAGCAAATTATCGCTTAGATATATGATTACGATTGGTTTGATCATGACGACGATTGGTTATGTAATCTATGCTTTTTCATGGTCCTTTTCATCGATTGTTGGTGGTTTTGTCATCTTAGGTTTCTTCAATGTGTTCTTAAATGCAGGAATCATGACTTTTTATCAAAATAATGTCTCTATTGATATCATGGGCAGGGTTACGAGTATTTATCAGCTAATCCAAAGTGCGATGCAGGTTATCTTTCTTTTTGTTATCGGGGTTACTGCAGATCTTTTTTCCTTACGACTAACAATTGTTACGTTGGCGCTTGTTATGTTGGTTTTATCTATTATTTATTCTGTTTCGGTGTTGAAACCGAATAAGAAGAGTTTTTTTAGAGAAGATGATGTTAGTGGAGAAGGTTTGAATACATTAGGGAAAGTAAAGTGA
- a CDS encoding class I SAM-dependent methyltransferase: MEFWESSFLEKQTMWGFEPADSAIWTKDFFLEKDVNDILVPGIGYGRNAKIFTDNGINVTGIEISGTAIDLARQNGFGSPIFHGSVADMPFDDKKYDGIFCYGLLHLLNKHDREKFIQDCYYQLKPNGYMVFTTVSKKAPMYGKGKQLAENYFEVMDGVSMYFYDTDSIKQDFGNYGLIEVSEINEPNKHKKTAPSINFLMIICKKN; encoded by the coding sequence ATGGAATTCTGGGAATCCAGCTTTTTGGAAAAACAAACAATGTGGGGATTTGAACCTGCAGACTCTGCCATATGGACAAAGGACTTCTTTCTTGAAAAGGACGTGAATGACATACTTGTTCCAGGTATCGGTTATGGTAGAAACGCGAAGATTTTCACAGATAACGGCATCAATGTAACAGGTATAGAAATTTCGGGAACAGCGATTGATTTGGCTAGGCAAAATGGATTTGGTAGTCCAATTTTTCATGGATCGGTAGCCGATATGCCTTTTGATGATAAAAAGTATGACGGGATCTTTTGCTATGGATTGCTTCACTTATTGAATAAGCACGACAGAGAAAAATTTATTCAAGATTGCTATTATCAGTTAAAGCCCAATGGCTATATGGTTTTCACTACTGTTTCGAAAAAAGCACCGATGTATGGAAAGGGCAAGCAGTTAGCTGAGAATTATTTCGAGGTAATGGATGGTGTCAGTATGTATTTTTATGATACTGATTCGATTAAACAGGATTTCGGAAACTATGGGCTGATAGAGGTTTCGGAAATAAACGAGCCAAATAAACATAAGAAAACTGCCCCATCTATCAACTTTCTTATGATAATATGTAAGAAAAATTAA
- a CDS encoding NAD(P)/FAD-dependent oxidoreductase yields the protein MILDCAVIGGGPAGLNASLVLGRAKLQTIVFDDNQARNNVTHASHGFITRDGIDPAAFKQAGLTDLAKYPNVEVKHQRIKTISRAKDVFLLETENNESFYSKRIVLATGLKDIMPAIHSITSFYGTSIFSCPFCDGWEMRDKRLVVLAEDERAFHMAKMVFNWSQDLIVCTNGKQVVSGEQKQILTKHGIDVIEQSISEMSGEDGYLRIIHFTNGGEIDRDGGIVMTGLQQASPLAEQLGCTLDHNGGVESDEFGRTAIPGVYAAGDMKLTGPSQLIMAASEGSKVAAAIVRDIVEEGFSK from the coding sequence ATGATTTTAGATTGTGCAGTAATAGGTGGTGGGCCAGCAGGTTTAAATGCATCACTTGTTTTGGGAAGAGCCAAGCTGCAGACCATTGTTTTCGATGATAATCAAGCGAGAAATAATGTTACACATGCGTCCCACGGCTTTATTACAAGAGACGGTATTGATCCAGCCGCATTTAAACAGGCAGGATTAACAGATTTAGCGAAATATCCGAATGTCGAAGTGAAGCATCAACGAATCAAAACAATTTCCCGTGCGAAAGATGTATTCCTCCTGGAAACAGAAAACAACGAATCGTTTTATAGTAAAAGAATAGTGCTGGCGACGGGTTTAAAGGATATCATGCCAGCTATTCATAGCATTACTTCTTTTTATGGAACAAGTATTTTCAGTTGTCCATTTTGCGATGGATGGGAGATGCGTGATAAACGGTTGGTCGTTTTAGCAGAAGACGAGCGAGCATTTCATATGGCAAAAATGGTGTTTAATTGGAGTCAGGATCTAATCGTATGTACCAATGGAAAACAGGTAGTCAGTGGCGAACAAAAACAAATTCTAACTAAACATGGAATCGATGTAATCGAACAGTCAATAAGTGAAATGAGTGGCGAAGACGGATACTTGCGTATAATTCATTTCACAAATGGCGGTGAAATAGATCGTGATGGAGGTATAGTTATGACAGGACTTCAACAAGCATCCCCATTAGCAGAACAGTTAGGGTGCACGCTTGATCATAATGGAGGAGTAGAATCCGATGAATTCGGTCGAACAGCCATACCAGGTGTATACGCTGCTGGAGATATGAAACTTACTGGTCCGTCTCAGCTGATTATGGCTGCTAGTGAAGGAAGTAAAGTGGCAGCTGCCATAGTGAGGGATATAGTAGAAGAAGGTTTCAGTAAATAA
- a CDS encoding Rrf2 family transcriptional regulator, with product MKYSKATNYALHTMVYLTMVPKGQSVGVESLAKVQNLSPTYLSKILTKLTKAGLVESTPGVKGGYRIRKKRESITFLDVIEAVEGQHALFYCSMEHDAFTRNHDCLIEEVMSNAEEKMKDALSQQFIVDIAEKIEYTHHANVYLGNES from the coding sequence ATGAAATATTCAAAAGCAACCAACTATGCGCTGCATACGATGGTTTATTTAACAATGGTGCCTAAAGGTCAATCTGTAGGTGTAGAGTCATTAGCGAAGGTTCAAAATCTTTCTCCAACTTACCTTTCTAAGATTTTAACTAAACTTACCAAGGCTGGTCTGGTAGAATCAACGCCAGGGGTGAAAGGTGGTTATCGAATACGAAAAAAACGAGAATCGATCACATTTCTTGATGTCATTGAAGCCGTCGAAGGGCAACATGCTTTATTTTATTGTTCGATGGAACACGACGCTTTTACCAGAAACCATGACTGTCTCATTGAAGAAGTGATGAGTAATGCAGAAGAGAAGATGAAAGACGCATTAAGTCAGCAATTTATTGTGGATATCGCTGAAAAAATCGAGTATACACATCACGCAAACGTGTATTTAGGAAACGAATCATAA